In a genomic window of Streptomyces roseoviridis:
- a CDS encoding serine hydrolase domain-containing protein produces the protein MRSSLPSLASIENWPVPTAAAAVVRADGTLAGSHGPTGRRFPLASVTKPLVAYAVLVAYEEGAIDLDEPAGPQGATVRHLLAHTSGLAFDENRVTAEPGTRRIYSNTGFEALGDHVAKATDIPFAEYLHQAVLEPLGMADTTLEGSPAKDGVSTVDDLVRFAAEVQAPRLLDARTVLDAMTVTYPGLTGILPGYGHQRPNDWGLGFEIRDGKSPHWTGATSSPRTFGHFGQAGTFLWIDPDAGAACVALTDRPFGPWAIEAWPPFTDAVLADLRA, from the coding sequence ATGCGAAGCAGCTTGCCCAGCCTGGCGTCGATCGAGAACTGGCCCGTCCCCACCGCGGCCGCCGCCGTGGTCCGCGCGGACGGCACCCTGGCCGGGAGCCACGGCCCCACCGGGCGGCGGTTCCCGCTGGCCTCCGTCACCAAGCCGCTGGTGGCGTACGCGGTCCTGGTCGCGTACGAGGAGGGGGCGATCGACCTGGACGAGCCGGCCGGGCCGCAGGGCGCGACGGTGCGGCACCTGCTGGCCCACACCTCGGGGCTGGCCTTCGACGAGAACCGGGTGACGGCGGAGCCCGGCACCCGGCGGATCTACTCCAACACCGGCTTCGAGGCGCTCGGCGACCACGTCGCCAAGGCGACCGACATCCCGTTCGCGGAGTATCTGCACCAGGCCGTCCTGGAGCCGCTCGGCATGGCCGACACGACCCTGGAGGGTTCGCCCGCGAAGGACGGCGTGTCGACCGTCGACGATCTGGTGCGCTTCGCCGCCGAGGTGCAGGCGCCGCGTCTGCTGGACGCGCGCACGGTGCTGGACGCGATGACGGTCACCTACCCGGGTCTGACGGGCATCCTGCCCGGTTACGGGCACCAGAGGCCGAACGACTGGGGTCTGGGCTTCGAGATCCGCGACGGGAAGTCGCCGCACTGGACCGGCGCCACGTCCTCGCCGCGTACGTTCGGCCACTTCGGCCAGGCGGGCACCTTCCTGTGGATCGACCCGGACGCGGGCGCCGCGTGCGTGGCCCTGACGGACCGGCCCTTCGGGCCCTGGGCGATCGAGGCGTGGCCGCCGTTCACGGACGCGGTGCTGGCCGACCTGCGCGCCTGA
- a CDS encoding MerR family transcriptional regulator produces the protein MSVIESTNEAGVSRERFTISEVAALTGLSAHTLRWYERIGLMPHVDRSHTGQRRFTRRDLDWLAFVGKLRLTGMSVADMVRYAELVRAGDHTHDERRQLLKTTRREVVARISELQDTLAVLDVKIGHYSTVCGDTTT, from the coding sequence ATGAGCGTGATCGAGAGCACGAACGAGGCGGGTGTGTCCCGGGAACGGTTCACGATCAGCGAGGTCGCGGCCCTGACCGGACTGTCCGCGCACACCCTGCGCTGGTACGAGCGGATCGGACTCATGCCGCACGTGGACCGCTCGCACACCGGCCAGCGCCGCTTCACCCGGCGCGACCTGGACTGGCTCGCCTTCGTCGGCAAGCTGCGGCTCACCGGCATGTCGGTGGCGGACATGGTCCGGTACGCGGAACTCGTCCGGGCCGGCGACCACACCCACGACGAGCGGCGGCAGCTCCTGAAGACCACCCGGCGCGAGGTCGTGGCCCGGATCTCCGAGCTGCAGGACACGCTCGCCGTGCTCGACGTCAAGATCGGCCACTACAGCACCGTATGCGGAGACACCACCACATGA
- a CDS encoding aldo/keto reductase: protein MNTSTTPGGGRIDTVRLGGPDGPETGVQGFGAMGISEFYGDTDEAAARDTLEAALEAGVTLIDTADVYGEGANEEFLAPFVAAHRDEIVLATKFGIERRADDPVYRGVNNDPAYIRRSVEGSLRRLGVETVDLYYMHRRDPAVPFEESVGAMAELVKEGKVRQLGLSEVTGPELRAAHAVHPIAALQSEWSLFSRDVEHSAVGAAAELGVTFVPYSPLGRGFLTGAFADAAKDLPGDDFRRRQPRFTGENAERNAALLAPLRDVAAEHGATPAQIALAWVQQRAAVHGLTVVPIPGTRKRSRLEENAAATRITLTDAQLAALEPIAAQVAGDRYPDMTFTSAAREG, encoded by the coding sequence ATGAACACCAGCACCACGCCCGGCGGCGGCAGGATCGACACCGTACGCCTCGGCGGCCCCGACGGGCCCGAGACCGGCGTCCAGGGCTTCGGCGCCATGGGCATCAGCGAGTTCTACGGGGACACCGACGAGGCCGCCGCCCGCGACACCCTCGAAGCGGCCCTGGAGGCCGGCGTCACCCTCATCGACACCGCCGACGTCTACGGGGAGGGCGCCAACGAGGAGTTCCTCGCCCCGTTCGTCGCCGCACACCGCGACGAGATCGTCCTCGCCACCAAGTTCGGCATCGAGAGGCGCGCCGACGACCCCGTCTACCGGGGCGTCAACAACGACCCGGCCTACATCCGGCGGTCCGTCGAGGGCAGCCTGCGCCGGCTCGGCGTCGAGACCGTCGACCTCTACTACATGCACCGCCGGGACCCGGCCGTGCCGTTCGAGGAGTCCGTGGGCGCCATGGCGGAGCTGGTGAAGGAGGGCAAGGTCCGGCAGCTCGGCCTCAGCGAGGTGACCGGCCCCGAGCTGCGCGCCGCGCACGCCGTGCACCCCATCGCCGCCCTCCAGTCCGAGTGGTCCCTCTTCTCCCGCGACGTGGAGCACAGCGCGGTCGGCGCGGCGGCCGAGCTCGGCGTGACCTTCGTGCCGTACTCGCCGCTCGGCCGGGGATTCCTCACCGGCGCCTTCGCCGACGCCGCCAAGGACCTGCCGGGCGACGACTTCCGCCGCCGCCAGCCGCGCTTCACCGGCGAGAACGCCGAGCGGAACGCGGCCCTGCTCGCCCCCCTGCGCGACGTGGCGGCGGAGCACGGGGCGACCCCGGCGCAGATCGCCCTGGCCTGGGTCCAGCAGCGCGCCGCCGTGCACGGCCTCACGGTCGTGCCCATCCCCGGCACCCGCAAGCGGTCCCGCCTGGAGGAGAACGCGGCGGCCACCCGGATCACGCTGACCGACGCCCAGCTCGCCGCCCTGGAGCCGATCGCCGCCCAGGTGGCGGGCGACCGCTACCCGGACATGACGTTCACGTCGGCGGCGCGGGAAGGCTAG
- a CDS encoding acyltransferase, whose product MRTHRVVERIESATPAHRDRAIDGLRALALLAVPTGHWLLGGFTLSPDGALHNASPLSAFGGLAPVSWILQMLGIFFLVGGYASVLSYRRHEGPTSAWLKGRLARLGRPVLGVTAVWAVLLPLLHHGFGVPEATLRTASTLVIQPLWFVGVYTVVTALTPYCVRAARRLGVWAAAPLLGSVAAVDLLRYGPYAETVPSWLSVLNVLPGWLFAYQLGASWAERRVTRRHAWGLLLGGAALFAALLLWCGYPTSMVGVPGEARTNSHPPSLLVLALAAAQSGAAVLLRERLRRLLARPALWAPVVVVNLSAMTVLCWHQTAMVAAAIPASYAGEVPGLVGAPDSAGWILARLAWMPVFAGLLVLIGRYARGFESPWTRAGTARRAAAGVLAAGFAVFALGLA is encoded by the coding sequence ATGAGGACGCACCGCGTCGTCGAGAGGATCGAGTCGGCCACCCCCGCCCACCGCGACCGCGCGATCGACGGGCTGCGCGCCCTGGCCCTGCTGGCCGTGCCCACCGGGCACTGGCTGCTCGGCGGGTTCACGCTCTCCCCCGACGGCGCGCTCCACAACGCCAGCCCGCTGTCCGCCTTCGGCGGCCTCGCGCCCGTCAGCTGGATCCTCCAGATGCTGGGCATCTTCTTCCTGGTCGGCGGCTACGCCTCCGTGCTGTCGTACCGGCGCCACGAGGGCCCCACGAGTGCCTGGCTCAAGGGGCGCCTCGCCCGGCTCGGGCGGCCCGTGCTCGGCGTCACCGCCGTGTGGGCGGTGCTGCTGCCGCTGCTGCACCACGGGTTCGGGGTGCCCGAGGCCACCCTGCGCACGGCGTCGACGCTGGTGATCCAGCCGCTGTGGTTCGTCGGCGTCTACACCGTGGTCACCGCGCTCACCCCGTACTGCGTGCGCGCCGCCCGCCGGCTCGGCGTCTGGGCGGCGGCCCCGCTGCTCGGCTCGGTCGCCGCCGTCGACCTGTTGCGCTACGGGCCGTACGCGGAGACCGTGCCCTCCTGGCTGAGCGTCCTGAACGTCCTGCCCGGCTGGCTGTTCGCCTACCAGCTCGGTGCCTCCTGGGCCGAGCGCCGGGTCACCCGCCGCCACGCCTGGGGGCTGCTCCTGGGCGGCGCGGCGCTGTTCGCCGCCCTGCTGCTGTGGTGCGGCTACCCGACCTCGATGGTGGGCGTCCCCGGCGAGGCGCGCACCAACTCGCACCCGCCTTCGCTGCTGGTCCTGGCCCTCGCCGCCGCGCAGAGCGGCGCGGCGGTCCTGCTGCGCGAGCGGCTCAGGCGGTTGCTCGCCCGGCCCGCGCTGTGGGCGCCGGTGGTCGTGGTCAACCTGTCGGCGATGACGGTGCTGTGCTGGCACCAGACGGCGATGGTGGCCGCCGCGATCCCCGCCTCGTACGCGGGTGAGGTCCCCGGCCTGGTGGGCGCGCCGGACTCGGCCGGCTGGATCCTGGCCCGGCTCGCCTGGATGCCGGTGTTCGCGGGGCTGCTCGTCCTGATCGGCCGGTACGCGCGGGGCTTCGAGTCGCCGTGGACCCGCGCCGGCACGGCCCGCCGGGCGGCGGCGGGCGTCCTGGCGGCGGGGTTCGCGGTCTTCGCCCTGGGCCTGGCGTGA
- a CDS encoding alpha/beta hydrolase, whose product MRRFTRTLVAAALTATMVAGTAGWASGNGQRAVTGAPVGTAAWRADGLPDPEALSPGQVRDFFRVRAPGAERQRALVAAHPGVVGNLDGAPLALRYAANARTAGTRFPGQQILAYDPRGRGQVVLAYGDLARAAHVAVIVPGSDVDAGNLASLTRKATALRAATGGRTAVVAWAGYTTPVGVGLDAASGDLAEAGAERLVRFADGLAAVGVAEPSLFCHSYGSVVCGLAAHRLRARDLVAVASPGMRADDVTALDTTARVWAAKDPTDWIDRVPNVEFAGLGHGTDPTAPAFGARRVPAGDAHGHDGYFAPGTASLRAFAAIANGEAR is encoded by the coding sequence ATGCGCCGGTTCACGAGGACCCTGGTCGCCGCCGCGCTGACCGCCACCATGGTGGCGGGGACAGCGGGCTGGGCGTCCGGGAACGGCCAGCGGGCCGTCACCGGGGCCCCGGTGGGTACGGCGGCCTGGCGGGCCGACGGGCTGCCCGACCCGGAGGCCCTGTCACCCGGCCAGGTACGGGACTTCTTCCGGGTGCGGGCCCCGGGTGCCGAGCGGCAGCGGGCGCTGGTGGCCGCCCACCCCGGCGTCGTCGGCAACCTCGACGGTGCCCCGCTGGCCCTGCGCTACGCCGCCAACGCCCGGACCGCCGGGACCCGCTTCCCCGGGCAGCAGATCCTCGCGTACGACCCCCGGGGCCGCGGCCAGGTGGTGCTGGCGTACGGGGACCTGGCGCGGGCCGCGCACGTGGCGGTCATCGTGCCCGGGTCCGACGTCGACGCCGGGAACCTGGCCTCCCTCACCCGCAAGGCGACCGCGCTGCGCGCCGCCACCGGCGGCCGGACGGCGGTCGTCGCCTGGGCCGGCTACACCACGCCCGTCGGCGTCGGCCTCGACGCGGCCTCCGGTGACCTCGCCGAGGCCGGCGCGGAACGGCTCGTGCGGTTCGCCGACGGGCTCGCCGCCGTCGGGGTGGCCGAGCCCTCGCTGTTCTGCCACAGCTACGGATCGGTCGTGTGCGGTCTGGCCGCACACCGGCTGCGGGCCAGGGACCTGGTCGCCGTCGCCTCCCCCGGGATGCGCGCGGACGACGTGACCGCCCTGGACACCACCGCCCGGGTCTGGGCCGCCAAGGACCCCACCGACTGGATCGACCGGGTCCCGAACGTGGAGTTCGCCGGCCTCGGCCACGGCACCGACCCCACCGCCCCCGCCTTCGGCGCCCGCCGGGTGCCCGCGGGCGACGCCCACGGCCACGACGGCTACTTCGCGCCCGGGACCGCCTCCCTGCGCGCCTTCGCCGCGATCGCGAACGGAGAGGCCCGATGA
- a CDS encoding response regulator transcription factor, translating into MTIRVIIVDDQAMVRAGFAALLAAQPDIDVVGEAPDGRQGVDVARSAHPDVVLMDVRMPELDGLSAAREILNPPPGVVHRPKVLMLTTFDVDDYVYEALRAGASGFLLKDAPPADLIGAVRVVAAGEALLAPSVTRRLIADFAAQRPAPRADRAALRLNGLTPRETEVLELIARGLSNQEIAGHLVLAEQTVKTHIGRVLAKLDLRDRAQAVVFAYESGLVTPGQGR; encoded by the coding sequence GTGACCATCCGCGTGATCATCGTCGACGACCAGGCCATGGTGCGGGCGGGTTTCGCCGCCCTGCTCGCCGCGCAGCCCGACATCGACGTGGTGGGCGAGGCGCCGGACGGGCGGCAGGGCGTGGACGTGGCCCGCTCCGCACACCCCGACGTGGTCCTCATGGACGTGCGCATGCCCGAACTCGACGGGCTGTCGGCGGCGCGGGAGATCCTCAACCCTCCGCCCGGGGTGGTCCACCGGCCGAAGGTGCTGATGCTCACCACCTTCGACGTGGACGACTACGTGTACGAGGCGCTGCGTGCCGGCGCCTCCGGCTTCCTCCTGAAGGACGCGCCGCCGGCCGACCTGATCGGCGCGGTGCGGGTGGTCGCGGCCGGCGAGGCACTGCTCGCGCCGTCCGTGACCCGGCGGCTGATCGCCGACTTCGCCGCGCAGCGGCCGGCGCCGCGCGCCGACCGGGCGGCGCTGCGCCTCAACGGCCTCACCCCGCGCGAGACGGAGGTCCTGGAGCTGATCGCCCGGGGCCTGTCGAACCAGGAGATCGCCGGCCACCTGGTCCTCGCGGAGCAGACCGTGAAGACCCACATCGGCCGGGTGCTGGCCAAGCTGGACCTGCGGGACCGGGCGCAGGCGGTCGTCTTCGCGTACGAGTCGGGCCTGGTGACGCCTGGTCAGGGGAGGTAG
- a CDS encoding sensor histidine kinase, giving the protein MKDASRRRPPMSELVRGFGPPVGGGEALFGRAASGWVRWVPYGIAFALVATLLPVTITVLVHEYHVNGALAGALGTAQAAPLLLAVSRPLRAWWVIFTADVAGGFVLLAADGGDHLPWPWTPMIVVGYLFLMLALGLRESRRALVGVWLATGAAGAVFELVSPQRQGGGITVLLFVLSGILLLLTATLRGRGEAERRLVEQETISEAERSRRTLLEERTRIARELHDVVAHHMSVITVQADSAPYRIPELPDAAREEFASIAAGARESLAEMRRLLAVLRSDGTDGERAPQPGLDRVQQLVEATVRAGVPAELSMAAGLGDSVELSPVVDLSAYRIVQEALANVVRHAPGAATRVSVRADEEGWLHILVVNGPAEERTSPLEGGTGTGHGLVGMRERVRLTGGSLDTGPLPDGGFRVAARLPTRTADS; this is encoded by the coding sequence ATGAAGGATGCATCGCGGCGTCGGCCGCCCATGTCAGAGTTGGTTCGCGGCTTCGGGCCGCCCGTCGGGGGCGGGGAAGCGCTGTTCGGGCGGGCGGCGTCGGGGTGGGTGCGGTGGGTGCCGTACGGGATCGCGTTCGCGCTCGTCGCGACGCTGCTGCCGGTCACCATCACCGTGCTCGTGCACGAGTACCACGTCAACGGCGCCCTCGCCGGAGCGCTCGGCACGGCGCAGGCGGCGCCGCTGCTGCTCGCGGTGAGCCGGCCGCTCCGGGCCTGGTGGGTGATCTTCACGGCGGACGTGGCCGGCGGCTTCGTGCTGCTCGCCGCCGACGGCGGCGACCACCTGCCCTGGCCGTGGACCCCCATGATCGTCGTCGGCTACCTCTTCCTGATGCTCGCCCTGGGGCTGCGCGAGTCCCGGCGCGCCCTCGTCGGGGTGTGGCTGGCGACCGGCGCGGCGGGGGCCGTCTTCGAGCTGGTGTCCCCGCAGCGGCAGGGCGGCGGGATCACCGTGCTGCTGTTCGTGCTCAGCGGGATCCTGCTGCTGCTCACCGCGACCCTGCGCGGCCGCGGCGAGGCCGAGCGGCGGCTCGTCGAGCAGGAGACCATCAGCGAGGCCGAACGGTCCCGCCGCACCCTCCTGGAGGAACGCACCCGGATCGCCCGCGAGCTGCACGACGTGGTCGCCCACCACATGTCGGTGATCACCGTGCAGGCCGACTCCGCCCCGTACCGCATTCCGGAGCTCCCGGACGCGGCCCGCGAGGAGTTCGCCTCGATCGCGGCCGGGGCGCGGGAGTCGCTCGCCGAGATGCGGCGGCTGCTCGCGGTGCTGCGCAGCGACGGCACGGACGGCGAACGCGCCCCGCAGCCGGGCCTCGACCGGGTGCAGCAGCTGGTCGAGGCGACGGTACGGGCCGGGGTGCCGGCCGAGCTGTCGATGGCCGCCGGCCTCGGGGACTCGGTCGAACTGTCGCCGGTGGTGGACCTGTCGGCGTACCGGATCGTGCAGGAGGCGCTGGCCAACGTCGTCCGGCACGCGCCGGGCGCGGCCACCCGCGTGTCCGTCCGGGCCGACGAGGAGGGCTGGTTGCACATCCTCGTCGTCAACGGGCCCGCCGAGGAGCGCACTTCTCCACTGGAGGGCGGCACGGGCACCGGTCACGGGCTCGTCGGCATGCGCGAGCGCGTACGGTTGACGGGCGGCTCGCTCGACACCGGGCCGCTGCCGGACGGGGGCTTCCGGGTCGCCGCCCGGCTGCCGACGCGCACCGCCGACAGCTGA